From the genome of Methylomonas sp. UP202, one region includes:
- the nudE gene encoding ADP compounds hydrolase NudE — MPNRPKILNKTVVAQTSQFRVEALELEFSNGVRRRYERLARGGTGCGAVLIVPMLDAETVLLVREYAAGLHRYELGLPKGKLDDGEDMLSAANRELKEEIGYGAASLRHLHQVSLAPAYLEHTIDIILAEQLYPEKLVGDEPEELQVVPWPLARIDSLLASGECSEARSIAALYLARDHLRRRD; from the coding sequence ATGCCGAACCGACCGAAAATTCTCAACAAGACCGTGGTCGCTCAGACCAGCCAGTTCCGCGTCGAAGCGCTGGAGCTGGAATTCAGCAACGGCGTCCGCCGCCGTTACGAACGCCTGGCGCGCGGCGGCACCGGCTGCGGCGCGGTGTTGATCGTGCCGATGTTGGATGCCGAAACGGTACTATTGGTCCGGGAATACGCCGCTGGTTTGCACCGCTACGAATTGGGGCTGCCCAAGGGCAAGCTGGACGACGGCGAGGACATGCTCAGCGCCGCCAATCGGGAATTGAAGGAAGAAATCGGTTACGGCGCGGCCAGTTTACGGCATCTCCATCAGGTCTCCCTGGCGCCGGCCTATCTGGAGCACACGATAGACATCATCCTGGCCGAGCAACTTTATCCGGAAAAACTGGTCGGCGACGAGCCGGAAGAACTGCAAGTGGTACCGTGGCCGCTGGCGAGGATCGACAGCTTGCTGGCCAGCGGCGAGTGCAGCGAGGCCCGTTCGATCGCCGCGTTATACTTGGCGCGCGATCATTTGCGCCGACGCGATTGA
- a CDS encoding efflux RND transporter permease subunit: protein MVNGLIEVALRQRILVAVLAVALIGFGARAMQKLSVDAFPDVTNIQVQIATDATGRSPDEVERLVTVPLEIAMAGLPGLEEMRSLNKNGLSLITLIFSDSTEVYFARQLVMERLIEVKQQMPDGVNPVLGPVSTGLGEVYQYTLDRDDDGERPLSVDELQLRRETQDWVVRPLLRGIPGVAEINSQGGYVKQYQVLVNPDRLHHYRIKLNDVFDALARNNANSGGGVLPHYAEQYLIRGVGLINDVDDIGGIVLKEDNSVPVHMHDVADIKIGHEVRVGAVVKDGYTEAVGGIVMMLRGGNAKEVVGRIKARVAEINAKGMLPHGLKIVSYYDRSDLVDAALHTVTKVLMEGIVLVIIVLFLFLGDVRSSLIVVATLIVTPLVTFIAMNKLGLSANLMSLGGLAIAIGLMVDGSVVVVENAFRLLGERKGRATSRVRVVEAATHEVATPVLFGVGIIILVFLPLMTLQGMEGKMFAPLAYTIAIALLVSLIVSLTLSPVLCAFFLEGHDGEHDTRLIAFCKRQYLRILNLALTNRLKVVAIALAIFGATLLMLPFLGTSFIPEMKEGSIVPGINRMPNISLEESINVEMQAMKMVLGIPGVKNVVSGVGRGESPADPQAQNESTPIVTLKPREEWPAGWTQDDIADAMSDTLNANLPGMQVVMAQPISDRVDEMVTGVRSDVAVKVFGDDLVELKRLADAIAVAAGGVAGARDIRVERMTGQQYLNITIDRQAIARHGLNASDIHDVIETAIAGKVATEIYQGERRFSAAVRLPENFRNDIAAIDNLMLTAPNGARVRLGDVTEISLNDGPAQVSREMGKRRIVVGINVRDRDLGGFVAELQQTISAKIALPEGYYLQWGGQFQNMERALGHLQLIIPITIAAIFFLLFMLFQSLRFAALIILVLPFASIGGIITLFATGEYLSVPASVGFIALWGIAVLNGVVLISYIRGLRASGMTQAHAIRQGCEQRFRPVMMTATVALLGLVPFLFATGPGSEVQKPLAIVVIGGLISSTLLTLVVLPALYGWFDDRSDSRKPFSMH, encoded by the coding sequence ATGGTCAACGGACTGATCGAAGTCGCGCTGCGACAACGGATTTTGGTGGCGGTACTGGCGGTGGCGCTGATCGGCTTCGGTGCCAGGGCGATGCAAAAACTGTCGGTGGACGCATTTCCCGACGTAACCAATATCCAGGTGCAAATCGCCACCGATGCCACCGGCCGTTCCCCCGACGAAGTCGAGCGTTTGGTGACGGTGCCGCTGGAAATCGCGATGGCCGGCTTGCCGGGCCTGGAAGAGATGCGTTCGCTGAACAAAAACGGCTTGTCGCTGATCACGCTGATTTTCAGCGATAGCACCGAAGTGTATTTCGCCAGGCAATTGGTGATGGAGCGGCTGATCGAGGTCAAGCAGCAAATGCCGGACGGCGTCAATCCGGTGTTGGGTCCGGTGTCCACGGGGCTGGGTGAGGTCTATCAATACACGCTGGACCGCGACGACGACGGGGAACGGCCTTTGTCCGTGGATGAATTGCAGTTACGTCGGGAGACTCAGGATTGGGTGGTGCGGCCGTTGTTGCGCGGCATTCCCGGTGTCGCCGAAATCAATTCCCAGGGCGGTTACGTCAAGCAATATCAGGTATTGGTCAACCCGGATCGTCTGCACCATTACCGGATCAAGCTAAACGACGTTTTCGACGCACTGGCCCGTAACAACGCCAACAGCGGCGGCGGCGTATTGCCGCATTATGCCGAACAATATCTGATTCGCGGCGTCGGTCTGATCAACGATGTCGACGACATCGGCGGGATCGTGCTGAAGGAAGACAACAGCGTGCCGGTACACATGCATGACGTCGCCGACATCAAGATCGGCCACGAAGTCCGGGTCGGCGCGGTCGTCAAGGACGGTTACACCGAGGCGGTCGGCGGCATCGTGATGATGCTGCGCGGCGGCAACGCCAAGGAAGTGGTCGGCCGGATCAAGGCGCGCGTCGCCGAAATCAACGCCAAGGGCATGCTCCCGCACGGTCTGAAAATCGTGTCGTACTACGACCGTAGCGATTTGGTGGACGCCGCGCTGCACACGGTCACCAAGGTGTTGATGGAAGGCATCGTGTTGGTCATCATCGTCTTGTTCCTGTTTCTCGGCGATGTGCGCTCCAGCTTGATTGTCGTCGCCACGTTGATCGTGACGCCGCTGGTCACCTTTATCGCGATGAACAAACTCGGTTTGTCCGCCAATCTGATGTCGCTGGGCGGCTTGGCCATCGCGATCGGATTGATGGTGGACGGTTCGGTGGTGGTGGTGGAAAACGCGTTTCGGCTGCTCGGCGAGCGCAAGGGCCGCGCCACCAGCCGGGTCAGGGTCGTCGAAGCCGCCACGCACGAAGTGGCGACGCCGGTATTGTTCGGGGTCGGCATCATCATCCTGGTATTTCTGCCGCTGATGACCTTGCAAGGCATGGAGGGCAAGATGTTCGCGCCGTTGGCGTACACGATCGCGATCGCGCTGTTGGTATCGCTGATCGTGTCGTTGACGTTGTCGCCGGTGTTGTGCGCGTTTTTTCTGGAAGGCCACGACGGCGAGCACGACACGCGCTTGATTGCGTTCTGCAAACGCCAATACCTGCGTATCCTGAATCTGGCCTTGACCAACCGGCTTAAGGTGGTGGCGATCGCGCTGGCGATTTTCGGGGCGACGCTGCTCATGTTGCCCTTCCTCGGTACGTCGTTCATTCCGGAAATGAAGGAAGGCTCCATCGTGCCGGGCATCAATCGCATGCCGAACATTTCGTTGGAAGAGAGCATCAACGTCGAAATGCAGGCGATGAAGATGGTGCTGGGCATTCCCGGCGTCAAAAATGTGGTCAGCGGCGTCGGCCGCGGCGAGAGTCCGGCCGATCCGCAGGCGCAGAACGAATCGACACCCATCGTTACTTTAAAACCGCGCGAGGAATGGCCGGCCGGCTGGACCCAGGACGATATCGCCGACGCGATGAGCGACACCTTGAACGCCAACCTGCCCGGCATGCAAGTGGTCATGGCGCAACCGATATCCGACCGGGTGGACGAAATGGTCACCGGCGTACGTTCCGACGTGGCGGTCAAGGTGTTCGGCGACGATTTGGTCGAACTGAAACGGCTGGCCGATGCGATCGCGGTCGCGGCCGGCGGCGTCGCCGGCGCTCGCGACATTCGGGTCGAACGGATGACAGGCCAGCAATATCTGAATATCACGATCGATCGCCAGGCCATCGCCCGTCACGGCCTGAATGCGTCCGACATTCACGACGTGATCGAAACCGCGATCGCCGGCAAGGTCGCCACCGAAATATATCAAGGCGAGCGGCGCTTCTCGGCGGCGGTGCGCTTGCCGGAGAATTTCCGCAACGATATCGCCGCGATCGACAATCTGATGTTGACCGCGCCCAACGGCGCTCGCGTCCGGCTGGGCGACGTCACCGAGATCAGCTTGAACGACGGCCCGGCGCAAGTCAGCCGGGAAATGGGCAAGCGCCGCATCGTGGTCGGCATCAACGTTCGCGATCGGGATTTGGGTGGTTTCGTCGCTGAGTTGCAGCAAACCATTTCGGCCAAGATCGCGTTGCCGGAAGGCTATTATCTGCAGTGGGGCGGTCAATTCCAGAACATGGAGCGGGCCTTGGGTCACTTGCAGTTGATCATTCCGATCACGATCGCGGCGATTTTCTTTTTGTTGTTCATGCTGTTCCAGTCGTTGCGTTTTGCCGCGCTGATCATCCTGGTGTTGCCGTTCGCGTCGATCGGCGGGATCATCACCCTGTTCGCGACCGGCGAATATTTGTCGGTGCCGGCCTCGGTCGGTTTTATCGCCCTATGGGGTATCGCGGTATTGAACGGCGTGGTATTGATTTCCTACATTCGCGGTTTACGCGCCAGCGGCATGACCCAAGCGCATGCGATCCGCCAGGGCTGCGAGCAACGTTTCCGGCCGGTGATGATGACGGCGACCGTGGCCTTGCTGGGTCTAGTGCCGTTTCTATTCGCCACCGGGCCCGGTTCGGAAGTCCAAAAACCGCTGGCCATCGTCGTGATCGGCGGCCTGATCAGCTCGACGCTGTTGACGCTGGTGGTGTTGCCGGCCTTGTACGGCTGGTTCGACGACCGTAGCGACAGCCGCAAACCTTTTTCGATGCATTAA
- a CDS encoding BatD family protein, with translation MLTRLGRRAGLFFLLMLIATLSRAADIQVSVSRNPVAMNESFQIVFSAEDEPDGEPDFGPLRDHFEILNQQRSSSSSWVNGKSSRNEQWILNAMAKQAGELLIPPIRFGADSSRPLKIVVSASAVDPQQDGDLFLEVTATPEKPYVQSQVIYTLKLFRRVQITQASLGEPEIKDALVEKLGEDDSYTTQVDGVEYWVTERKYAIFPQQSGLFTIAPLTLNAEVVAGGRPRFNGFFNRPSTETRRVTSKPVTLNVLPVPAGFAGNWLSAEHLELREQWSDPGRHAKVGEPLTRTITLTARGATVGQLPELTDKAAIDGVKSYPDQPLLKEDKLTDGLTALREEKVALIPSKPGRYTLPPLEIPWFNTRTGKIESARLPAATIIAEAGAGETAPTGSQPQTGADATMPMMRVETVVASDSELRFWRAATVVCALGWLATGIWAWRRRAGAVAENRVKPVPAGESSLERNLKRACWENNPQAAKQCLLQWGRQRFGTDSLSGLADQCSAMLAEEIEALNRLLYSGGEADWQGRLLWEAYAAESPAAPVQSGVDDGLEPLFKIRD, from the coding sequence ATGTTGACTCGCCTAGGCCGGCGCGCCGGCTTATTTTTTTTGTTGATGCTGATCGCCACGCTGTCGCGGGCCGCCGACATCCAGGTGTCGGTCAGCCGCAACCCGGTGGCGATGAACGAATCGTTTCAAATCGTGTTCAGCGCCGAGGATGAACCCGACGGCGAGCCGGACTTCGGGCCGTTGCGCGACCATTTCGAGATTCTCAACCAGCAGCGTAGTTCCAGTTCCTCCTGGGTCAACGGCAAAAGCAGCCGCAATGAGCAGTGGATATTGAACGCGATGGCCAAGCAGGCCGGCGAGTTGTTGATTCCGCCGATCCGGTTCGGCGCCGACAGTAGCCGGCCGCTGAAAATTGTCGTGTCCGCTTCCGCGGTCGATCCCCAGCAGGATGGCGATCTGTTTCTGGAGGTGACGGCGACGCCGGAAAAACCCTACGTGCAATCGCAGGTCATCTATACCTTGAAACTGTTCCGGCGCGTGCAAATTACCCAGGCCAGCCTCGGCGAGCCGGAGATCAAGGACGCGCTGGTCGAAAAATTAGGCGAGGACGACAGTTACACGACGCAGGTCGACGGCGTCGAGTATTGGGTGACCGAACGCAAATACGCGATTTTTCCGCAGCAGAGCGGCTTGTTTACGATTGCGCCGCTGACGCTGAACGCCGAAGTCGTGGCCGGCGGCCGGCCGCGTTTCAACGGCTTCTTCAATCGGCCCAGTACCGAAACCCGCCGGGTCACCTCCAAGCCGGTCACATTGAACGTGTTGCCGGTACCGGCCGGGTTCGCGGGCAACTGGTTGAGCGCCGAACATCTGGAATTGCGCGAGCAATGGTCCGATCCCGGTCGGCACGCCAAGGTTGGCGAGCCGCTGACCCGCACGATCACACTGACCGCTCGGGGCGCCACGGTCGGTCAGTTGCCGGAATTGACCGATAAGGCCGCGATCGACGGCGTTAAGAGCTATCCCGACCAGCCGCTGTTGAAGGAAGACAAGCTGACCGACGGCCTGACCGCGCTACGCGAGGAGAAAGTCGCGTTGATTCCGTCCAAACCCGGCCGCTACACCCTGCCTCCCCTGGAAATTCCCTGGTTCAACACCCGTACCGGCAAAATCGAGAGCGCTCGGCTACCGGCCGCGACGATCATTGCCGAAGCCGGCGCCGGCGAGACCGCGCCAACCGGCTCGCAACCACAGACCGGCGCGGACGCAACCATGCCGATGATGCGTGTCGAAACGGTGGTCGCCTCGGATAGCGAGTTACGCTTTTGGCGGGCGGCGACGGTCGTCTGCGCGCTAGGTTGGCTGGCTACCGGAATTTGGGCATGGCGCCGTCGAGCCGGTGCGGTGGCGGAAAACCGCGTCAAACCGGTGCCGGCCGGCGAGTCGTCGCTGGAGCGCAACTTGAAGCGGGCGTGCTGGGAAAACAATCCGCAAGCCGCCAAGCAGTGCTTGCTGCAATGGGGCCGTCAGCGCTTCGGTACCGACAGCCTGTCCGGGCTGGCCGACCAATGTAGTGCGATGCTGGCCGAGGAAATCGAGGCCTTGAACCGATTGCTCTATTCCGGTGGGGAAGCCGATTGGCAGGGGCGCCTGCTTTGGGAGGCTTACGCGGCGGAGTCGCCGGCCGCGCCGGTTCAGTCCGGGGTGGACGACGGGCTGGAGCCGTTGTTTAAAATCCGCGACTAG